The Struthio camelus isolate bStrCam1 chromosome 5, bStrCam1.hap1, whole genome shotgun sequence genome has a segment encoding these proteins:
- the LOC138067564 gene encoding uncharacterized protein isoform X1, producing MASSVFRVCLVGWPTEGGHLEEKQLDVMMQLFILVIASEGNPIPPVEEGSLGIVIRITDHQHITEGIQNIGDRLHAAMKNYRLPLSDLCKLQRVKSGQENPNASGKILCVVLLKNFGCRKVGCILTGLVSNKPQFMDQPRREGNSGPVGAPSLLQTQTLWRYRDTGKQAHKWPPRAFRCGCGSSAQQCPSGLWAQRYTESSAAQQVLKHSLAVEGAVSQLGALRRSVVGHEGRALTCSVDAAKSWGCTVCVQGWEVEGGCPLGGCWSHWLWMFAHGAEGTKNINCL from the exons atggcctcatcagtctttCGGGTTTGTTTGGtagggtggcccactgaagggggacaccttgaagagaagcagctagacgtcatgatgcagttgttcattttggTCATCGCCTCTGAG ggaaaccccattcctcctgttgaggaaggatccctaggaatagtgatcaggataacagatcaccaacatataacagaag gtattcagaacatcggggatcgactacatgctgccatgaagaactacaggctaccgctctcagacctttgtaagttacagcgtgtcaagagcggccaggagaatccaaatgccagtggaaagattctctgcgtggtcctgctgaagaacttcggctgtaggaaggttggctgcatcctcactggacttgtgagtaataagccacaattcatggaccagccaaggagagaggggaatagtgggcccgtgggtgcaccctcgctcttgcagacacagacactctggaggtatagggatacaggcaagcaggcccacaagtggcctccacgtgcctttcggtgtggctgcgggtcctccgcacagcagtgcccaagtggactttgggcccagcggtacacagagagctctgcagctcagcag gtgctgaagcatagtctggcagtcgaaggagcggtgtcacagctgggagctctgcggagatctgtggttggccatgaaggtcgagctctgacttgcagcgtggacgcagctaagtcttggggctgcactgtgtgtgtgcagggctgggaggtggaaggtggttgtcccctaggtggttgctggagtcactggctgtggatgtttgcccatggagctgaggggaccaaaaatattaattgtctgtaa
- the LOC138067564 gene encoding uncharacterized protein isoform X3 → MASSVFRVCLVGWPTEGGHLEEKQLDVMMQLFILVIASEGNPIPPVEEGSLGIVIRITDHQHITEGIQNIGDRLHAAMKNYRLPLSDLCKLQRVKSGQENPNASGKILCVVLLKNFGCRKVGCILTGLVLKHSLAVEGAVSQLGALRRSVVGHEGRALTCSVDAAKSWGCTVCVQGWEVEGGCPLGGCWSHWLWMFAHGAEGTKNINCL, encoded by the exons atggcctcatcagtctttCGGGTTTGTTTGGtagggtggcccactgaagggggacaccttgaagagaagcagctagacgtcatgatgcagttgttcattttggTCATCGCCTCTGAG ggaaaccccattcctcctgttgaggaaggatccctaggaatagtgatcaggataacagatcaccaacatataacagaag gtattcagaacatcggggatcgactacatgctgccatgaagaactacaggctaccgctctcagacctttgtaagttacagcgtgtcaagagcggccaggagaatccaaatgccagtggaaagattctctgcgtggtcctgctgaagaacttcggctgtaggaaggttggctgcatcctcactggactt gtgctgaagcatagtctggcagtcgaaggagcggtgtcacagctgggagctctgcggagatctgtggttggccatgaaggtcgagctctgacttgcagcgtggacgcagctaagtcttggggctgcactgtgtgtgtgcagggctgggaggtggaaggtggttgtcccctaggtggttgctggagtcactggctgtggatgtttgcccatggagctgaggggaccaaaaatattaattgtctgtaa
- the LOC138067564 gene encoding uncharacterized protein isoform X2 has protein sequence MKLNGPLISSETATEGGVPLWVTKGNPIPPVEEGSLGIVIRITDHQHITEGIQNIGDRLHAAMKNYRLPLSDLCKLQRVKSGQENPNASGKILCVVLLKNFGCRKVGCILTGLVSNKPQFMDQPRREGNSGPVGAPSLLQTQTLWRYRDTGKQAHKWPPRAFRCGCGSSAQQCPSGLWAQRYTESSAAQQVLKHSLAVEGAVSQLGALRRSVVGHEGRALTCSVDAAKSWGCTVCVQGWEVEGGCPLGGCWSHWLWMFAHGAEGTKNINCL, from the exons atgaagcttAATGGACCCTTAATATCatcagaaactgctacagaaggaggtgtTCCACTATGGGTAACTAAG ggaaaccccattcctcctgttgaggaaggatccctaggaatagtgatcaggataacagatcaccaacatataacagaag gtattcagaacatcggggatcgactacatgctgccatgaagaactacaggctaccgctctcagacctttgtaagttacagcgtgtcaagagcggccaggagaatccaaatgccagtggaaagattctctgcgtggtcctgctgaagaacttcggctgtaggaaggttggctgcatcctcactggacttgtgagtaataagccacaattcatggaccagccaaggagagaggggaatagtgggcccgtgggtgcaccctcgctcttgcagacacagacactctggaggtatagggatacaggcaagcaggcccacaagtggcctccacgtgcctttcggtgtggctgcgggtcctccgcacagcagtgcccaagtggactttgggcccagcggtacacagagagctctgcagctcagcag gtgctgaagcatagtctggcagtcgaaggagcggtgtcacagctgggagctctgcggagatctgtggttggccatgaaggtcgagctctgacttgcagcgtggacgcagctaagtcttggggctgcactgtgtgtgtgcagggctgggaggtggaaggtggttgtcccctaggtggttgctggagtcactggctgtggatgtttgcccatggagctgaggggaccaaaaatattaattgtctgtaa